A window of Chryseobacterium aquaeductus genomic DNA:
TGATCACTTCACCACTTCCTCCAATCTTGAGTTTATTGAAACATCCTTTGACTGATAGTGGATTGGCTCAGTTTATTGCAGATTCTCAAAAATTAGCATAATTAAATTGATTTAAAATATAAGCGCCCAAAACTTTAGTTTTGGGCGCTTTTTTTACTGTAATAAATCGAGTTCTAAAAGATTATTGTTTCGTGCATTATTTTCTTTAGCTCTTTTTTCCTGATTACGAAGATGCTCATTAGTATCCAGCTCTTTTCCGTTTTGATCCTTATATTTCATACTTCCACCTCTCGCTATTAGTTGCCTTACTCCTTTGGTGGGATTATTTCTATAGTCTACAAACTGTTTTTTATATTTATCCTGGCTTAGTGCAATCAGTGGTTGGTATCTCGTTTTTTGATTTTCACTGATCCAGATTTCCTCAGCTTTTAGTTTCTTCACTTCTTTTAACATGAAATGATGGGAGTTTGTTTGATCTTGAATTTTCACAATCAATCCTGGCAAGCCACTGAATTTATACGGACCATCCTGAAAAGGAATCTCTGTAGAAAACCAGGCAATCCATTGTCTTCCTGCAAAATTGGCAGTAGCTTTCTGAGCATTAAATTCACCAATTTTTTCTTTGTCGGGCAGAATTTTCCAAGTAAGTTTTCTATTATCTGAAACTTTAAATTCATCCATATCAATCTTATTAAAAAACAAGATTTCATAATCAGGATAAGACTTTTCTACAGTATATGGCACTTCCCCAAATTTCATTCCCGTTAAATCAACATTATGATTGCCTTTAGTATACATATCCAAAAAAATTGAATCTGCAACTGCTCTGTCCCGACTATAAAATTTAGAACCTTTTCTTGAAACATCAAGATACATCAATTCACTCACAGATTTGTCTTTGGCAGTGGAATCTTTCACAAATTTGTACTCGTAGGAAAAACGCTGATTTTGTGCATAAGTAATGACGCTAAGAAAGGAAAGAACTCCAAAAATAATTCTCTTCATATGTTTTTTTTCACTAAAATAGGATATTATTTTTTAATAGCAAAAAAATTAAAGATTGATGCTAGAAATAAAAATATGAATTGTAAAATTTTAAACAAAAAAAACCTCTCAAAGCGAGAGGTTTCAATATGATATAGAAAGAAAATTACAATAACAAAGTTAAAGGACTTTCTAAATATGTTTTTAATGTTTGTAAGAACTGAGCT
This region includes:
- a CDS encoding GLPGLI family protein, yielding MKRIIFGVLSFLSVITYAQNQRFSYEYKFVKDSTAKDKSVSELMYLDVSRKGSKFYSRDRAVADSIFLDMYTKGNHNVDLTGMKFGEVPYTVEKSYPDYEILFFNKIDMDEFKVSDNRKLTWKILPDKEKIGEFNAQKATANFAGRQWIAWFSTEIPFQDGPYKFSGLPGLIVKIQDQTNSHHFMLKEVKKLKAEEIWISENQKTRYQPLIALSQDKYKKQFVDYRNNPTKGVRQLIARGGSMKYKDQNGKELDTNEHLRNQEKRAKENNARNNNLLELDLLQ